Proteins found in one Coleofasciculus chthonoplastes PCC 7420 genomic segment:
- a CDS encoding HsdM family class I SAM-dependent methyltransferase, with protein MTSVNEKLNQVWSELRKTGITDDLTVIEYLARLLLEESGAIVAVADHSQIPSIVPNETEDFVSEKGIPKRLPRDLNVNIEAIKQYLRQAAEQAGDMATLFDRYVLFRLPSMLPGGRYPTPRHIVKFMQRLAQLEPNNHSVADLACGSGGFLLDREITNPSSSEVTIGIDISPEWKRLAWANTRLHHFTPRLINGNALQVCGSEEFTKKTFDRILINPPFGEKIDEKLAENTLGYKVSSRSETALTALALQKLAPAGKAAILVPSGLLFSNNTSERKLRRQLIFDYKLEAVISLPKDALQPYSPLQTHLLLVSKPDNFAQPSKNGENLIWFWQLEQDGYPSGRGRDLTQDPDESASDLPFVTRVLTNPNSPLLFPQQNPRIAISRIVEGTSLLGFVCQATSTELTSVTFYPQPNETTSAFLLTKTAPLGKQRICDRIPLDGSEPSQVENPQQLIKELYGKKDPDPKRLFSQPVKAAAISVLPESQALGSNRVKLLGVAVRCDTIQAPTYDLRPERYVEKQEEPRSTDSPAELLSQIYQNQRKLSQHIENLFGRLELPAIANQQLPSPLANIASLGILEKLNPEQKTIWERIQAKIEKIDSRDQDNPQTAVHFTLEELLQEDDSEISEMTRSTVDLLERLGVIVPVTITTPSTDESIQCYRRVTERDLWQFD; from the coding sequence ATGACAAGCGTCAACGAAAAGCTTAATCAAGTTTGGTCGGAATTACGAAAAACTGGAATCACCGACGATTTAACAGTTATTGAATACCTTGCCAGATTACTACTAGAAGAAAGTGGTGCAATAGTAGCTGTCGCTGATCACTCACAAATCCCAAGTATTGTACCTAACGAGACAGAAGATTTTGTATCAGAAAAAGGCATCCCGAAAAGACTACCTAGAGACTTAAACGTAAATATAGAAGCGATTAAACAGTATCTCCGTCAAGCAGCAGAACAAGCAGGAGACATGGCAACACTATTTGACCGTTATGTTCTCTTTCGCTTACCTTCCATGCTTCCAGGGGGACGCTATCCGACTCCTAGACATATTGTCAAGTTTATGCAGCGTCTTGCCCAACTTGAACCCAATAACCATAGTGTGGCAGACTTGGCTTGTGGCAGTGGTGGCTTTTTACTTGATCGCGAGATAACTAATCCTAGCAGTAGTGAAGTAACAATCGGTATTGATATTTCTCCGGAATGGAAACGACTTGCCTGGGCTAATACTAGATTACATCATTTTACTCCACGTTTGATCAATGGAAATGCACTTCAGGTTTGCGGTTCAGAAGAATTTACTAAAAAAACTTTTGACCGCATACTCATCAATCCGCCTTTCGGTGAAAAGATTGATGAAAAATTAGCAGAAAATACTCTGGGGTATAAAGTTAGTAGCCGCAGCGAAACCGCGCTGACTGCACTTGCCCTCCAAAAACTCGCACCCGCAGGAAAAGCAGCCATCTTAGTTCCTTCAGGTCTGCTATTTAGTAACAATACAAGTGAGAGAAAATTACGAAGACAGCTAATCTTTGACTATAAACTTGAAGCTGTCATCTCCTTACCCAAAGACGCTTTACAACCCTACAGTCCGTTACAAACTCACCTGCTGCTTGTGAGTAAACCCGATAATTTCGCCCAACCCTCAAAAAATGGAGAGAATCTAATCTGGTTTTGGCAGCTTGAACAGGACGGCTATCCTAGTGGTCGAGGTCGTGACTTAACTCAAGATCCCGATGAATCAGCAAGTGACTTACCCTTTGTCACCAGAGTTCTCACCAATCCGAATTCCCCTCTTTTATTTCCCCAACAAAATCCTCGAATAGCCATCAGCAGAATAGTTGAAGGTACTTCACTACTGGGCTTTGTTTGCCAAGCGACCTCGACAGAATTGACCTCGGTTACGTTTTATCCACAACCGAATGAAACCACCTCTGCATTCCTGTTAACTAAGACTGCACCCCTAGGTAAACAGCGCATCTGCGATCGCATTCCCTTGGATGGTAGCGAACCCTCACAGGTTGAAAATCCACAGCAGCTAATTAAAGAGCTATACGGAAAGAAAGACCCCGATCCTAAACGCCTATTCTCTCAACCTGTAAAAGCAGCAGCAATCTCAGTTTTACCGGAAAGCCAAGCCTTAGGAAGCAATAGAGTCAAACTCCTTGGTGTAGCGGTGCGGTGCGACACGATTCAAGCGCCAACCTACGATTTACGCCCAGAACGTTATGTTGAAAAGCAAGAGGAACCGCGTTCGACTGATTCTCCGGCTGAACTCCTCAGCCAAATTTATCAAAACCAGAGAAAGCTGTCTCAGCACATTGAGAACCTATTTGGTCGCTTAGAACTCCCTGCGATCGCCAATCAACAACTTCCTTCTCCATTGGCAAATATAGCATCCCTGGGAATTCTCGAAAAACTGAATCCAGAACAGAAGACCATTTGGGAGCGAATTCAGGCAAAAATAGAAAAAATTGATAGCCGTGATCAAGATAACCCACAAACCGCAGTACACTTTACCTTAGAGGAGTTGCTCCAAGAGGATGACAGCGAGATATCAGAAATGACTCGCTCAACTGTCGATCTTCTGGAACGCCTGGGAGTAATTGTCCCAGTGACGATTACAACTCCTAGCACCGATGAGTCAATTCAGTGCTATCGTCGTGTTACAGAGCGAGACTTGTGGCAGTTCGACTGA
- a CDS encoding restriction endonuclease subunit S → MISVNQKIDNDFIKLWQWKKLSELANTTSGGTPRRNHLEYFQGNINWFKSGELKDAEIFDSEEKITVEAIKESNAKIFPKGTLLIAMYGATVGKLGLLGVEAATNQAICAIFPKKQFGLPLLNNWFLFYYFKYIRHQLINRSFGAAQPNISQTLIKETYIPIPFPKDIILSLDVQNRIVSRIESLLGELKGDHQLLDKMRRDTSRVMEATLTELINEIDKKYPDSPTIGELLSSKYIKILGGGTPSTENEEYWGGSIPWTSPRDMKRWYIDTTQKYISQTALQDKKLNIVPEGSVLIVVRGMILAHTLPVGVTKNEVTINQDMKALVPEKNLLSEYLGYILRARAPFILQQVETAAHGTRRLKTDTLKKVVIPIVSISEQRSIIEYLNFFQTKVHEMKNIMQQDAQLLERLEQSILEKAFQGQL, encoded by the coding sequence ATGATTAGTGTCAACCAGAAAATAGATAATGATTTTATTAAACTATGGCAATGGAAAAAGCTATCAGAACTTGCTAACACAACAAGCGGAGGTACACCTAGAAGAAACCATTTAGAATATTTTCAAGGAAATATTAATTGGTTTAAGTCAGGTGAATTAAAAGATGCAGAAATATTTGATAGCGAAGAAAAAATCACCGTGGAAGCTATAAAGGAATCAAATGCAAAAATTTTTCCAAAAGGTACTCTTTTGATAGCTATGTATGGTGCTACAGTTGGTAAGTTAGGACTTTTAGGCGTAGAGGCTGCTACCAACCAAGCTATTTGTGCTATTTTTCCAAAAAAACAGTTTGGTTTACCCTTGCTAAACAATTGGTTCTTATTTTATTACTTTAAATACATTCGTCATCAACTGATCAATCGTAGTTTTGGTGCAGCTCAACCCAACATAAGCCAAACGTTAATTAAAGAGACTTACATACCAATTCCATTTCCTAAAGATATTATTCTCTCTCTTGATGTTCAGAATCGCATTGTATCTCGCATCGAATCATTACTAGGTGAATTGAAAGGCGATCACCAGCTTCTGGACAAAATGCGTCGGGATACTAGCCGAGTCATGGAAGCAACACTAACGGAACTAATAAATGAAATAGATAAAAAATATCCTGATTCTCCAACTATAGGTGAACTTTTATCCAGTAAGTATATCAAAATACTAGGAGGGGGAACGCCATCAACAGAAAACGAAGAATATTGGGGCGGGTCTATTCCATGGACATCTCCAAGAGACATGAAGCGTTGGTATATTGACACTACACAAAAGTACATATCACAGACTGCTCTGCAAGACAAGAAATTAAATATTGTTCCTGAAGGTTCAGTGTTAATAGTTGTTAGGGGAATGATTTTAGCTCACACCTTACCAGTAGGAGTTACTAAAAATGAAGTGACAATCAATCAAGACATGAAAGCTCTCGTGCCAGAGAAAAATCTCCTGTCGGAGTATCTAGGATACATCCTTCGCGCTCGTGCGCCATTCATACTTCAGCAAGTAGAAACAGCAGCTCATGGAACGAGGAGATTAAAAACTGACACTCTAAAAAAAGTGGTTATTCCTATCGTCTCAATAAGTGAACAGAGAAGTATTATTGAATATCTTAATTTTTTTCAGACGAAAGTCCACGAAATGAAAAATATAATGCAACAAGATGCACAACTACTTGAACGATTAGAACAGTCAATCCTAGAGAAAGCGTTTCAGGGACAGCTATAG
- a CDS encoding type I restriction-modification system subunit M, translating into MSREQLTNDIWRACDILRRDNNCGGVMEYVEHLSWLLFLKFLDGQEDAFEQEAKSANRKYTRVISRQYRWSNWVTKALGKKGGKKGRRTIPAWDDHQLMEFVRGELIPHLASLSGSPEREVIAGIFRDRNVIICDSPDNLKDVLKIVDQIDLTNPDDIYTVSHIYEDLLKRLGSENKMAGEFYTPRSVIRFMVEVIDPQIGETVYDPACGTCGFLLEAFLHTQKQEKTAKDREILQRHTFVGQEKKPLPALLGTMNMVLHGVLVPDIRRRNTLAEDIRDGSGLFDETFDVILTNPPFGGKENARIQKNFPVKANATELLFLQHVMKKLKPKQGARCGIVVPEGTLFRGGAFATVKKELLHDFNLFMVVSLPPGTFAPYSDVKAALLFFERGEQQKEVLYQEIALPDDLKKFSKVNSISDEHFAEARQVWQQMKDYHLGKANRPTMTANSWLEDVKGLVKNEYDFTAKNSIYLKKEKLPHPSEITAILLKDQRELQIRLERLHKMLNDRIKSDD; encoded by the coding sequence GTGAGTCGAGAACAACTAACCAACGATATCTGGCGTGCTTGTGACATCTTGCGCCGCGACAATAACTGTGGCGGTGTGATGGAGTATGTGGAACATCTGTCCTGGTTACTGTTCTTGAAATTCCTGGATGGACAGGAAGATGCCTTTGAACAGGAAGCCAAGTCAGCGAACCGTAAGTACACACGGGTTATCAGTAGACAGTATCGCTGGTCTAACTGGGTGACAAAGGCTTTGGGGAAAAAAGGCGGGAAAAAGGGACGCCGTACTATTCCGGCGTGGGATGATCATCAGTTGATGGAGTTTGTCCGAGGTGAACTCATTCCTCACTTAGCATCCTTGTCGGGTTCACCGGAACGGGAAGTGATTGCTGGGATATTCCGCGATCGCAACGTGATTATCTGCGACTCACCCGATAACCTCAAAGATGTACTAAAGATTGTTGATCAGATTGACTTGACCAATCCTGACGATATCTACACCGTCTCTCACATCTACGAAGACTTACTCAAACGCCTCGGTAGTGAGAATAAGATGGCTGGAGAGTTTTACACTCCGCGTTCAGTGATTCGTTTTATGGTAGAGGTCATTGATCCTCAAATTGGCGAGACAGTTTACGATCCCGCCTGTGGAACCTGCGGATTTTTACTGGAGGCTTTCTTACATACGCAGAAGCAGGAGAAAACAGCCAAAGACCGAGAAATTCTCCAGCGCCATACCTTTGTCGGACAGGAGAAAAAGCCATTACCCGCCTTGCTTGGCACAATGAACATGGTGCTTCATGGCGTTTTAGTTCCAGATATAAGACGACGTAACACTCTTGCAGAAGATATCCGGGATGGGTCAGGACTCTTTGATGAGACGTTTGATGTGATCTTGACAAATCCACCCTTTGGTGGAAAGGAAAATGCTCGGATTCAGAAGAATTTCCCCGTCAAAGCCAACGCGACTGAACTGTTATTTCTGCAACACGTTATGAAAAAGCTCAAACCCAAGCAGGGGGCGCGTTGTGGGATAGTCGTACCTGAAGGAACGCTTTTTCGGGGTGGAGCTTTTGCTACTGTGAAGAAAGAACTGCTTCATGATTTTAATCTATTTATGGTCGTGAGTTTACCCCCTGGCACGTTTGCTCCCTATTCCGATGTTAAAGCCGCATTGCTTTTTTTTGAGAGAGGGGAACAACAAAAGGAGGTACTTTATCAAGAGATAGCCTTACCTGATGACCTTAAGAAGTTCAGTAAGGTTAACTCAATTTCCGATGAGCATTTTGCGGAAGCACGTCAGGTTTGGCAACAGATGAAAGATTACCATCTAGGGAAAGCTAATCGACCAACTATGACGGCAAATAGCTGGCTTGAAGATGTTAAAGGTTTAGTAAAAAATGAATATGATTTTACCGCTAAAAATTCGATCTATTTAAAAAAAGAAAAGTTGCCGCATCCGTCGGAAATTACAGCTATATTATTAAAAGATCAACGTGAACTACAGATTAGATTAGAAAGGCTACATAAAATGCTAAACGATAGGATAAAATCTGATGATTAG
- a CDS encoding BamA/TamA family outer membrane protein: MGFYQRWRKWFILPLVLAGVGAELLAAASIRGQEIEAVSPVEYGSFVDNQGMPIEARLNPTYRQRRSQPFQKQNDLPDVPQLPQSPRRNPIPSRRSIAIADIQVRFVDEDGQPTPGNTRPYIITREFDLQPGDVYRPEVAQQGLERVTELDSVEDATLSLQQTNQPNQIVMIVNVVEDSSFNVTAFPSSSRAKGIYGVLRLEEENLGGNNQNLALELEAGEDTLGFEVSFTDPWIAGDPLRTGYSLAVFNQRSPSEVFIGGDREVDLPNGETPWVHRLGGSGELFRPLGGNWQAGVGVSYQRVSIRDQAFTDQVQPVDEFGNPLSLSDRGQDDLLTVNLSAVQDNRDDTDYPSQGSNVRVGMDQSVPVGEADIIFNRVSGSYTQYVPMELFGFTSGDQTLVFNLQGGTVIGDLPAYEAFSLGGGSSVRGYQSGEVGAGRSYLQATAEYRFPVFRDLRLNNIPIKLD; this comes from the coding sequence ATGGGGTTCTACCAACGGTGGCGCAAGTGGTTTATTCTTCCCCTAGTATTGGCTGGGGTAGGTGCAGAATTATTGGCGGCTGCATCGATTCGGGGACAGGAAATAGAGGCAGTTTCGCCCGTTGAGTATGGTTCGTTTGTGGATAATCAGGGGATGCCAATCGAAGCGCGATTAAACCCCACGTACCGCCAGAGGCGATCGCAACCCTTCCAGAAGCAGAATGATCTCCCCGATGTGCCTCAACTTCCTCAATCACCAAGGCGTAATCCTATTCCTTCCAGGAGATCTATTGCGATCGCGGATATCCAAGTTCGCTTTGTCGATGAAGACGGTCAACCCACTCCCGGAAACACTCGTCCTTATATCATTACGCGAGAATTTGACCTGCAACCCGGAGACGTGTATCGCCCAGAGGTCGCCCAGCAAGGGTTAGAACGAGTAACGGAGTTAGATAGTGTCGAGGATGCTACCCTCAGTCTCCAACAGACCAATCAACCTAATCAAATTGTCATGATTGTGAATGTGGTTGAGGATTCATCCTTTAATGTCACGGCTTTTCCCAGTTCAAGTCGGGCAAAGGGGATTTATGGGGTGTTGCGGTTAGAGGAGGAGAATCTGGGCGGAAATAATCAGAACTTGGCGCTAGAACTGGAAGCAGGCGAAGATACCCTAGGATTTGAGGTGAGTTTTACTGATCCGTGGATTGCGGGTGATCCGTTGCGGACAGGGTACAGTTTGGCAGTGTTTAATCAGCGTTCTCCCTCGGAAGTGTTTATTGGCGGCGATCGCGAGGTGGATTTGCCGAATGGGGAAACGCCGTGGGTGCATCGTTTGGGGGGAAGTGGGGAACTGTTTCGTCCTCTGGGAGGGAATTGGCAGGCTGGGGTAGGAGTATCTTATCAGCGCGTGTCGATCCGGGATCAGGCGTTTACCGATCAGGTGCAGCCTGTGGATGAATTTGGCAATCCGTTGAGTTTAAGCGATCGCGGTCAAGATGATTTATTGACGGTGAATCTATCGGCGGTGCAAGATAATCGCGATGATACCGATTATCCCAGCCAAGGATCTAATGTCAGAGTCGGGATGGATCAGTCAGTTCCTGTGGGTGAAGCCGATATTATTTTTAACCGGGTGAGTGGAAGTTATACCCAGTATGTGCCGATGGAGTTATTTGGGTTCACCTCTGGCGATCAAACCTTGGTGTTTAATCTTCAGGGAGGAACCGTGATTGGCGATTTACCGGCTTATGAAGCCTTTAGCCTCGGCGGGGGGAGTTCGGTACGCGGCTATCAGAGTGGGGAAGTGGGTGCAGGTCGGTCTTACCTGCAAGCCACGGCGGAATATCGGTTTCCGGTGTTTAGGGACTTGCGGCTTAATAATATACCAATCAAGCTTGACTAA
- a CDS encoding BamA/TamA family outer membrane protein, with protein sequence MTKLINTAFLTGTLFLRNSLTWLGGRIFADYATDLGSGDTVTGEPGEVRDKPGSGLGYGVGVRVRSPFGPVQVDFGLNDQGDSQVHLGVGERF encoded by the coding sequence TTGACTAAATTGATTAATACAGCTTTCCTAACTGGTACTTTATTTTTACGCAACTCCCTTACTTGGTTGGGGGGTCGGATATTTGCGGATTATGCCACAGATTTAGGCTCAGGGGATACCGTTACTGGGGAACCGGGAGAGGTGCGGGATAAGCCAGGGAGTGGATTGGGTTATGGGGTTGGGGTGAGAGTGCGATCGCCTTTTGGTCCAGTACAGGTTGATTTTGGCTTAAATGATCAGGGGGATTCTCAGGTGCATTTGGGCGTAGGGGAACGCTTTTGA
- a CDS encoding heme-dependent oxidative N-demethylase family protein produces MSLKALDPQDWIEIDDQFVKYLSQKDTLLKTRHSEVFASLPGTAASQKEVLELLLDHLLKRFPQHYRRHDQRIEAIATHQVWHISDFESAPLDLAGRLVQEDLLLMERSRQGYRLVAASLCFPLRWRLREKLGCPLTQIHSPVPGYSEKLAHPVDSVFNRLKSNHPVWRLNWSIVESPELFFPPENAKPGWETTINCQNAGDKMFLRIERQTLRRLATSGDILFTVRTYVHPLRVLEDNPQMADSLAEIIQHMPVEMQEYKNILPIRQVLLGYLGSIVETGAIANN; encoded by the coding sequence ATGAGTCTCAAAGCTCTTGATCCCCAAGATTGGATTGAAATTGATGACCAGTTTGTCAAGTATTTGTCACAAAAGGATACTCTGCTCAAGACTCGACATTCAGAGGTATTTGCCAGTCTCCCCGGAACCGCAGCCAGTCAGAAAGAGGTGCTAGAGTTACTGCTGGATCATCTGCTGAAACGCTTTCCCCAGCATTATCGACGCCACGATCAAAGGATTGAGGCGATCGCAACCCATCAAGTTTGGCATATTTCGGATTTCGAGTCAGCCCCCCTGGATTTAGCTGGGCGTCTGGTACAAGAGGATTTATTATTGATGGAGCGATCGCGTCAAGGGTATCGTTTAGTCGCCGCCTCCCTCTGCTTTCCCTTGCGTTGGCGACTGCGAGAAAAGTTGGGATGTCCCCTGACTCAAATCCACTCCCCGGTTCCGGGATATTCTGAAAAGCTGGCGCATCCTGTGGATAGTGTGTTTAATCGCCTCAAATCTAATCATCCCGTTTGGCGATTAAACTGGAGTATTGTCGAGTCTCCCGAACTATTCTTTCCCCCAGAGAACGCAAAACCAGGTTGGGAGACAACGATAAATTGCCAAAATGCTGGGGATAAGATGTTTCTGAGAATTGAACGTCAGACATTAAGACGGTTAGCAACCAGTGGTGACATTCTGTTTACCGTGCGTACCTATGTACATCCTTTGCGAGTGCTTGAAGATAATCCCCAGATGGCGGATAGTCTAGCGGAGATAATTCAACACATGCCAGTTGAGATGCAGGAGTACAAAAACATTTTACCGATCCGCCAAGTGCTTCTGGGATATCTGGGCAGTATAGTTGAAACTGGAGCGATCGCGAATAATTAG
- a CDS encoding NYN domain-containing protein, translating into MVNLYWDLQNVSIQKSAHLLLSFAQTQGHLLAQNVYYNSQCQNQAQAKKPLSRLGFDCRDVPCPLKDSADHQLIAHCLKDIHSDRSPDIIILVSGDGDFCPLVRNLQSLDKKVIIFAQLGNVKQKLKDLVQDDFYFVDQLPKLVQVKTNPQTTAVKAQLIYEEAIDCLRNAIQTALNQGQRTSLSQIGKLMRHNPHFPKCSKFPLVCKSDGTTFSKLSKFVNAAISEGIVYAKTTGKEPEFFLSERNRLLV; encoded by the coding sequence TTGGTTAATCTGTATTGGGATCTTCAGAACGTCTCAATTCAAAAGTCAGCTCATTTGTTGCTGTCCTTTGCTCAAACACAAGGACACTTGCTTGCCCAAAATGTCTACTATAATTCACAATGTCAAAACCAAGCTCAAGCCAAAAAACCTCTATCCCGTCTTGGATTTGACTGTCGTGATGTTCCTTGTCCTCTCAAGGACAGCGCCGATCATCAATTAATAGCGCATTGTCTTAAAGATATACACAGTGATCGTTCTCCAGACATAATTATTCTTGTGTCAGGAGATGGAGATTTTTGCCCATTGGTTCGCAATCTGCAAAGCTTGGACAAAAAGGTGATAATCTTTGCCCAGCTCGGCAATGTGAAACAAAAGCTAAAGGATCTTGTTCAAGATGACTTCTATTTTGTAGACCAATTGCCTAAGTTAGTTCAAGTTAAAACTAACCCTCAGACTACTGCCGTTAAAGCTCAGCTTATTTACGAGGAGGCTATCGATTGTTTGAGAAACGCAATCCAAACAGCATTAAATCAGGGTCAACGTACATCCCTTTCCCAGATTGGCAAACTGATGCGTCATAATCCACATTTTCCTAAGTGTAGTAAATTCCCATTAGTTTGTAAATCTGATGGCACAACGTTCTCGAAATTGAGTAAGTTTGTTAATGCAGCTATTTCCGAGGGGATAGTCTACGCCAAAACGACAGGTAAAGAGCCAGAATTCTTTTTGAGCGAGAGAAATCGATTACTTGTCTAA
- the rnc gene encoding ribonuclease III codes for MNQLPTIKNETLRLSALTHRSYVNEHPKAGEHNERLEFLGDAVLGFVVGELLYKRYPDVSEAHLTRLRANLVDEKQLAKFASQLGIGDLMRLGKGADKEGGRQNPALLSDTLEAYMAAYYIESGIDAVRQFIYPLFSRVADSIAVQQSDTEPKNLVDPKGRFQQWALANFVENPTYSIIDESGLDHAKEFTAEVRVKGKVYGVGTGRRKQDAEKRAAKAALKKVEVE; via the coding sequence ATGAATCAACTTCCAACTATCAAAAATGAAACGCTCCGACTCAGCGCCCTCACTCACCGTTCCTACGTCAACGAACATCCAAAAGCTGGTGAACATAACGAACGCTTAGAATTCCTGGGTGATGCTGTATTAGGTTTTGTCGTCGGTGAACTCCTCTATAAACGTTACCCGGATGTAAGTGAAGCTCACCTAACCCGTTTGCGTGCTAATTTAGTCGATGAGAAACAACTGGCTAAATTTGCCAGCCAACTCGGTATCGGTGACTTGATGCGATTGGGTAAAGGTGCAGATAAAGAAGGGGGTCGGCAAAATCCCGCTTTACTCAGTGATACCTTGGAAGCTTATATGGCGGCATATTATATAGAATCGGGGATTGATGCCGTTCGTCAATTTATTTACCCACTTTTCAGTCGTGTGGCTGATAGTATAGCGGTTCAACAGTCCGATACCGAACCCAAAAACTTAGTAGATCCCAAAGGTCGATTTCAGCAATGGGCGCTAGCTAATTTTGTCGAAAACCCCACATATTCTATTATCGATGAGTCTGGACTCGATCATGCCAAGGAATTCACGGCTGAAGTGCGCGTAAAAGGAAAAGTTTACGGTGTCGGAACTGGGCGTCGTAAACAAGATGCGGAAAAGCGTGCGGCGAAAGCAGCGCTTAAAAAAGTTGAAGTGGAATAA